From the genome of Candidatus Electrothrix communis, one region includes:
- a CDS encoding integration host factor subunit alpha codes for MTLTKANLVQEVYQQHPGLTKAQATDSVETFITLVKESLIAGEDLLLSGFGKFNVKDKRPRRGRNPQTGDELILDARRVITFKPSGILRNKING; via the coding sequence ATGACATTAACAAAAGCAAACCTCGTGCAAGAGGTTTATCAGCAGCATCCTGGGCTGACAAAGGCCCAGGCAACGGATTCCGTAGAAACGTTTATTACTCTTGTTAAAGAGTCATTAATCGCTGGAGAAGATCTTCTTCTGAGTGGATTCGGCAAGTTCAACGTTAAGGACAAACGCCCGAGAAGAGGTCGCAATCCTCAAACAGGCGACGAGTTGATCCTTGATGCGAGGCGGGTAATTACATTTAAGCCCTCTGGTATTCTCAGAAACAAGATCAACGGATAA